The following nucleotide sequence is from Agromyces sp. SYSU T00194.
CCCGCCCTTCGACTGGCGCACGACGAAGGGCCCATGGTTCGACAACAACCTGTCGGTGCTGCAGGACGGCGCCGACGGGCTCACGTTCACGTGGCACGCCGGCGACACCGTCGGGCGCGCACCGGAGGACCCGCGTCTCGTCGAGGTGGCACGCGTCGTCGTCGGCCCGCGCGGCGCGCCCGGCAGCGTGCGGCCGCCGGGTGACGGCGGGGCCGACGGCCCGCTCGCGCGCGCCGGCCGGTGGGTGGGATCGTCGGCCGCGGACGCCGTCGCACTGGTGCGGCGGGCGGCCTGAGGCGCGGGCTCGTCCCGCGCAGCGCGCGGATGCGGAGTCGCCGCGTGGCACGCCGGGCAGGATGCGATGATGTCGGCATTTCGCCGCCGGTCTCCGCATCCGCCGCCCGACGGTGGGGAGCGGAGATGGCGGATGCCCCGGAGCCGCATGGCCCCGAGGCATCCGCTCGGTCGTGCGAACCCCCGGCTCAGTTGGCGATGCCGCCGCAGAGCACGGGCACGGTCGCCTCGAGCGGGATCGCGCCGCTGAGCGACGAGGACCGGCTCGAGAACGGGTCGTCCGCGTTGAACGCGTAGTCGCCGCTGTTGTCGAAGTCGATGCCGTGCACGACGACCTGCACCGTGCCCGCATCGGTGTAGCCGGGCACGTCGGTGAACGTGCGCTGGTAGTACAGGTAGCCGTTCGCGTCGGACATCGCGAAGCGGTCGAGCGCGAGCGCGCTCGCCGGCGAGACGTCGCCCGTCGAGGTGAGCGAGGTCAGGATGCCGCCGTAGAACGGGATGCCGTCGACCACCGAGACCACGCCGTCGTCCCCGGCGGCCGCGGGTCCGGGGCAGCCCATGTCGGTCGCTGCGCCGGGCACGCCGTGCAGGTGCATCGCGTGCGGCAGGTTCGGCGACAGGCCCCACGCCTCCACGGTGACCTGCAGCTTGCCGTTCGGCAGCGCCTTCACCCGGGTCGTGCCGCTCGCGGCGGACTCGGGCACGGATGCCGGCTGGATGGCGTTCAGGTCGTAGCTGTAGCTCGCGACCTTCGCCGACGGGTTGTCGTCGTGGGCCGCGTTCGCCGCTGCGGCGCCGCCGAACACCAGGGCGATGCTCGCTGCCGCGGCTGCCGCGACTCGTGTCGTGTTCCTCATGGGGTACTCCCTTGTCTCCTGTGCGTCGGGTTCGACCGGTGCATCGGGCGAGACCCGTGACGACGTCGGAACGGCCGTCGCGCAGGGGTTCGGAGCGGAGCGGGAGGTGGATTGGATGGAGTGCGCCGGGCACCTCACGCGGAGCCGGGTGGGAACGCGGGTGCGGAGCGGGCACGGGACCCGCCGGGTGAGGATGCGGCTCCCTCGGCGTGTCGCGCGCCGACTCCGCAGCCGTACGCGGCGCAGCACGGTCGTAGTCTGAGGCGATGGAGGTCGAAGCGCTCGTGGCGCGCGCCGCGGCGCTCGCGGCCGGCGGGCGGGCGATCCTCGGCATCGCGGGGGCGCCCGGGGCGGGCAAGTCCACGCTGGCGGCGGCCGTGGTGGCGGGCGTCGCCGCCCGGGGCATCCGCTCGTCCCTGCTGCCGATGGACGGGTTCCATCTCGCCGACGTCGAGCTCGAGCGGGTCGGCCGCCTCGACCGGAAGGGGGCGATCGACACGTTCGACGGGTGGGGCTACCTGGCGACGCTGCGTCGCGCGCTCGCCGAGCCCGGGCACACCGTCTACGCCCCGGGGTTCGAGCGCACGCTCGAGCAGCCGATCGCCGGTGCCGTGGGGATCGACTCGGAGGTCGAACTCGTCGTCACGGAGGGCAACTACCTGCTGATGGATGCGGAGCCGTGGTCGCTCGTGCCGTCGGTGCTCGCCGAGACCTGGTTCGTCGACGTGCCCGACGCGGTGCGACAGGCGCGGCTCGTCGCCCGCCACGTCGAGTTCGGCAAGTCGCCCGAGGCCGCCGCGGCGTGGGTGCGCGACGTCGACGAGGCGAATGCGCGGGCGATCATCGCGCGCCGCGGGGCGGCCGACCTCGTCGTCGGGAGCGCCGCCGGCGCCTGAGCCTGGTCGGCTCGGGGCATCCGCTCGCCGTCGCGAACCGTCCGGGCCGGGCCGTCCGCCGGTCCCGCCCGGATGCGCCGCCGGTGGTCCGTGGCCGGTGCGGAGCGGAGGACTCGATGGACGACACGCCGGGTCGAGGTGGCGACACGCCCGGGATCTCCTCCGGTTCGCGCGGAGGGGTGGCCGATGCGCCGGGCCCCCGGCCTCAGCTGCGGGCGAGTGCGGCCTCGAAGCCGTCGAGGATGAGGTCGAGCCCGAAGTCGAACGAGTGGCCGAAGTCGTAGCCGGGCTGCATCACGTACTCGCCCGCGAAGCGCACCAGGTGCGGGTACTCGTCGGGCGACATCGGCGTGATCAGCGCGTCGGCCACGTCCGACAGGTCGCCCTCGCGCTCGCCGAAGGGCAGGGCCGCCTCCTGCAGGGCGAAGCCGTAGAGGTACGCGTCGAGCACCGCGCCCGCGTGGGCGATCAGCTCGAGCGGGAACCCCGCGCGGAACCACACGGCGAGCACGGCCTCGTGGTGGCCGAGGATGCTCGGGTTCGGCGCCGTGCGCGACTCCATGAGCGGCGGCGCCCACGGATGCCGGCGCAGCACGTCGCGCGCGGACTCGGCGCGCACCCGGATCGCCGCCTTCCACGGGAGGTCGACCGGCGGGCGGGTGATCTCGTCGAAGACGAGGCCGACCATGCCGTCGATGATGTCCTCCTTGTTCGCCACGTAGTGGTAGATCGACATCGGCTTCGCACCGAGGTGGTCGGCCAGGCGACGGATCGTGAGCGCGTCGACGCCGATGCGGTCGGCGAGGTCGACGGCTCCGCGCAGCACCGCGTCGCGCGAGAGCGATCCGCGGGCAGGGGCAGGGGCGGGCGGATGCTCCGCAGCCTCGCGTTCGGCCATCCGGTCGCCTCCCTCTTGACGTTCGTACTAAGTACGAGTAGCTTCAGCGTAGCGCATCGTACTTAGTACGAACACCGCGACGCAGACCAGACCGGGAGCCGAGTGCTCCGAACAAAGGAGAACCCCATGACCGTGGACACCCGCCACGAGACCCAGGCCGCCGGCACGCACGCCGCGCCCGCGGCATCCGCTTCGCCCATCGCCGCCCCGGCGCCCGGCGCCCTCATGACCGCCGTCGTGCAGCACCGCTACGGCGGCAGCGAGGTGCTCGCGTCCGAGCCGATCGCGGTGCCCGCGCCCGGTGCCGGCCAGGTGCTCCTCAAGGTGCGCGCCGCCGGCCTCGACCGCGGCACCTGGCACCTCATGGCCGGCAAGCCGTTCCTGACTCGCTTCATGTTCGGGTTCCGGCGCCCGAAGGACCCGGTGCCCGGCCTCGACGTCGCCGGCACGGTCGTGGCGCTGGGCGACGGCGTCACCGACTTCGCGATCGGCGACGAGGTGTTCGGCGTCGCGAAGGGCAGCTTCGCCGAGTTCGCGGTCGCGCCCGCGACGAAGCTCGTGCGCCGGCCCGAGCAGCTGGCCCCGGAGGCCGCCGCGGCGGTGCCGGTCTCGGGCATGACCGCGCTCCAGGCCGTCGTCGACGAAGGCCGCGTGCGCCCCGGCCAGCGCGTGCTCGTCACGGGCGCCTCGGGCGGCGTCGGCAACTACGCGGTGCAGATCGCCGTGGCATCCGGTGCTGAGGTGACGGGCGTCGCGAGCGCGGGCAAGGTCGGGTTCCTGCGATCGCTCGGCGCGACCCGCACCATCGACTACCGCGCGACCGACGTGACCACGCTCGACGAGCGGTTCGACCTCATCATCGACATCAACGGCCGCAAGCCCGTGCGCCGGCTGCAGCGCGTCCTCGCTCCCGAGGGCACGCTGGTGATGGTCGGCGGCGAGGACGGCGACTGGTTCATGGGCGGGTTCCAGCGGCAACTCAGCGCGCCGCTGCGCGACCGGTTCACGAAGCAGCGCATCCTCGGGCTGATGTCGGCCGAGCGGGCGGAGAGCCTGGAACGGCTCGCCGCCATGATCGTCGCGGGCCAGGTGCGCCCGCAGGTCTCGGAGGCGTACCCGCTTGCCGACGTGCGCCGCGCGATGGACGACCTGGTCGGCGGGCGTGTCTCGGGCAAGGCGGTGATCACCGTCGCGGGGTAGGCGCGGCGACCCTCGCCGTGGGCGCGGCGACCCTCGCCGTGGGCGAGGCCCTCGGGACGCGGCACGCGGCACCCACCCGAACTTGACCCGCGACCCGACGACGACGTTGGCTGGTCGCATGAGCGACCATGACCACCACGGCGACGGACCGCACCGGCACTCGGGCGACGGGGCCGCCGACTGGGACGCGAGCTACGCCGACTCCGAGCAGCGGTGGAGCGGGCGACCGAACCCGCAGCT
It contains:
- a CDS encoding nucleoside/nucleotide kinase family protein — protein: MEVEALVARAAALAAGGRAILGIAGAPGAGKSTLAAAVVAGVAARGIRSSLLPMDGFHLADVELERVGRLDRKGAIDTFDGWGYLATLRRALAEPGHTVYAPGFERTLEQPIAGAVGIDSEVELVVTEGNYLLMDAEPWSLVPSVLAETWFVDVPDAVRQARLVARHVEFGKSPEAAAAWVRDVDEANARAIIARRGAADLVVGSAAGA
- a CDS encoding TetR/AcrR family transcriptional regulator, with protein sequence MAEREAAEHPPAPAPARGSLSRDAVLRGAVDLADRIGVDALTIRRLADHLGAKPMSIYHYVANKEDIIDGMVGLVFDEITRPPVDLPWKAAIRVRAESARDVLRRHPWAPPLMESRTAPNPSILGHHEAVLAVWFRAGFPLELIAHAGAVLDAYLYGFALQEAALPFGEREGDLSDVADALITPMSPDEYPHLVRFAGEYVMQPGYDFGHSFDFGLDLILDGFEAALARS
- a CDS encoding NAD(P)-dependent alcohol dehydrogenase, with the protein product MTVDTRHETQAAGTHAAPAASASPIAAPAPGALMTAVVQHRYGGSEVLASEPIAVPAPGAGQVLLKVRAAGLDRGTWHLMAGKPFLTRFMFGFRRPKDPVPGLDVAGTVVALGDGVTDFAIGDEVFGVAKGSFAEFAVAPATKLVRRPEQLAPEAAAAVPVSGMTALQAVVDEGRVRPGQRVLVTGASGGVGNYAVQIAVASGAEVTGVASAGKVGFLRSLGATRTIDYRATDVTTLDERFDLIIDINGRKPVRRLQRVLAPEGTLVMVGGEDGDWFMGGFQRQLSAPLRDRFTKQRILGLMSAERAESLERLAAMIVAGQVRPQVSEAYPLADVRRAMDDLVGGRVSGKAVITVAG